One region of Cydia fagiglandana chromosome 17, ilCydFagi1.1, whole genome shotgun sequence genomic DNA includes:
- the LOC134672872 gene encoding cuticle protein 1-like, translated as MFTKVLLVCAVAAVATAIEYPKGLHPAVCPNYPYCDAEVLARHTPDGMPIPEWEMPFAYARMVYAAPIPVARSLAAVPAFIPKKALEYPADVDPASCPNYPYCA; from the exons ATGTTCACTAAAGTG TTGCTCGTCTGCGCCGTCGCCGCCGTAGCCACGGCCATCGAGTACCCCAAAGGCCTGCATCCGGCCGTATGCCCCAACTACCCGTACTGCGACGCGGAAGTCCTGGCGCGCCATACCCCGGACGGCATGCCTATTCCTGAGTGGGAGATGCCGTTCGCGTACGCACGCATGGTTTACGCGGCACCAATCCCTGTTGCCCGTTCTCTTGCTGCTGTCCCTGCCTTTATACCTAAAAA AGCTCTTGAGTACCCCGCCGACGTTGACCCAGCTTCGTGCCCGAACTACCCCTACTGCGCATAA
- the LOC134672759 gene encoding cuticle protein 1-like, protein MQYQSQATVEKITCIMFIKTLFVCAVAAVAMGIEYPPGVDPVLCPNYPYCDMGLLARFKTLPYPIPDYEIPFARMVYAAPYPIAAPIPVPAPIPVAAPVAAPITEEPATLPTAPLYPADVDPASCPNYPYCA, encoded by the exons ATGCAGTATCAGTCTCAGGCCACCGTCGAGAAGATAACTTGCATCATGTTCATTAAAACG TTGTTCGTCTGCGCCGTCGCCGCCGTAGCCATGGGCATCGAGTACCCGCCCGGCGTTGACCCCGTGCTTTGCCCGAACTACCCGTACTGCGACATGGGATTATTGGCGCGCTTCAAGACCCTGCCCTACCCCATCCCTGACTACGAGATCCCGTTTGCCCGGATGGTGTATGCTGCCCCTTATCCTATTGCTGCCCCTATTCCTGTTCCTGCCCCTATTCCTGTCGCTGCCCCTGTTGCTGCTCCTATTACTGaaga ACCCGCAACCCTGCCCACCGCTCCGCTGTACCCAGCCGACGTCGACCCCGCTTCGTGCCCGAACTATCCATACTGCGCGTAA